From Triticum aestivum cultivar Chinese Spring chromosome 4A, IWGSC CS RefSeq v2.1, whole genome shotgun sequence, a single genomic window includes:
- the LOC123087213 gene encoding oxalate oxidase GF-2.8-like: MGCSKTLVAALFAMLFLASTVLATDPDPLQDFCVADLDGKAVSVNGHTCKPMSEAGDDFLFSSKLAKAGNTSTPNGSAVTELDVAEWPGTNTLGVSMNRVDFAPGGTNPPHIHPRATEIGIVMKGELLVGILGSLDSGNKLYSRVVRAGETFLIPRGLMHFQFNVGKTEASMVVSFNSQNPGIVFVPLTLFGSNPPIPTPVLTKALRVEAGVVELLKSKFAAGF; this comes from the coding sequence ATGGGGTGCTCTAAAACCCTAGTAGCTGCCCTCTTCGCCATGCTGTTCCTAGCTTCGACCGTCCTAGCCACCGACCCTGATCCTCTCCAGGACTTCTGCGTCGCCGACCTCGACGGCAAGGCGGTCTCGGTGAACGGGCACACGTGCAAGCCCATGTCGGAGGCCGGCGACGACTTCCTCTTCTCATCCAAGCTGGCCAAGGCCGGCAACACGTCCACTCCGAACGGCTCGGCTGTGACGGAGCTGGACGTGGCTGAGTGGCCCGGTACCAACACACTGGGTGTGTCCATGAACCGCGTGGACTTCGCGCCAGGGGGCACCAACCCGCCGCACATCCACCCGCGTGCCACCGAGATCGGCATCGTGATGAAAGGTGAGCTCCTCGTTGGAATCCTCGGCAGCCTTGACTCCGGGAACAAGCTCTACTCGAGGGTGGTGCGCGCCGGAGAGACGTTCCTCATCCCACGGGGCCTTATGCACTTCCAGTTCAATGTCGGTAAGACCGAGGCCTCCATGGTCGTCTCCTTCAACAGCCAGAACCCCGGAATCGTCTTCGTGCCCCTCACGCTCTTCGGCTCCAACCCGCCCATCCCAACGCCGGTGCTCACCAAGGCACTCCGGGTGGAGGCCGGGGTCGTGGAACTTCTCAAGTCCAAGTTCGCCGCTGGGTTTTAA
- the LOC123087210 gene encoding oxalate oxidase GF-2.8-like yields MEYAKTIAGLFAMLLLGPALATDSDPLQDFCVADLDGKAVSVNGHPCKPMSEAGDDFLFSSKLAKAGNTSTPNGSAVTELDVAEWPGTNTLGVSMNRVDFAPGGTNPPHIHPRATEIGIMMKGELLVGILGSLDSGNKLYSRVVRAGETFLIPRGLMHFQFNVGKTDASMVVSFNSQNPGIVFVPLTLFGSNPPIPTPVLTKALRVEARVVELLKSKFSAGF; encoded by the coding sequence ATGGAGTACGCAAAAACCATAGCTGGCCTGTTCGCCATGCTGCTCCTTGGTCCGGCTCTGGCCACCGACTCTGACCCTCTCCAGGACTTTTGTGTCGCTGACCTGGACGGCAAGGCGGTCTCGGTGAACGGGCACCCATGCAAGCCCATGTCGGAGGCCGGCGACGACTTCCTCTTCTCGTCCAAGCTGGCCAAGGCCGGCAACACGTCCACCCCGAACGGCTCGGCCGTGACGGAGCTTGACGTGGCTGAGTGGCCCGGTACCAACACGCTGGGCGTGTCGATGAACCGTGTGGACTTCGCGCCGGGGGGCACCAACCCGCCACACATCCACCCCCGTGCCACCGAGATCGGCATCATGATGAAAGGTGAGCTCCTCGTTGGAATCCTTGGCAGCCTTGACTCGGGGAACAAGCTCTACTCCAGGGTGGTGCGCGCTGGGGAGACGTTCCTCATCCCGCGCGGCCTCATGCACTTCCAGTTCAACGTCGGTAAGACCGATGCTTCCATGGTCGTCTCCTTCAACAGCCAAAACCCCGGCATCGTCTTTGTGCCGCTCACGCTTTTCGGCTCCAACCCGCCCATCCCAACGCCGGTGCTCACCAAGGCACTCCGGGTGGAGGCCAGGGTCGTGGAACTTCTCAAGTCCAAGTTCTCCGCTGGGTTTTAA
- the LOC123082399 gene encoding oxalate oxidase 1-like, producing MGCSKLIAGMFTMLLLAPAVLATDPDPLQDFCMADLDGKTVSVNGHPCKPMSEAGDDFLFSSKLAKAGNTSTPNGSAVTELDVAEWPGTNTLGVSMNRVDFAPGGTNPPHIHPRATEIGIVMKGELLVGILGSLDSGNKLYSRVVRAGETFLIPRGLMHFQFNVGKTEASMVVSFNSQNPGIVFVPLTLFGSNPPIPTPVLTKALRVEAGVVELLKSKFASGS from the coding sequence ATGGGGTGCTCCAAACTCATAGCTGGCATGTTCACTATGCTCCTCCTTGCTCCGGCTGTCCTGGCCACCGACCCTGACCCTCTCCAGGACTTTTGTATGGCCGACCTTGACGGCAAGACGGTCTCAGTGAACGGCCACCCATGCAAGCCCATGTCGGAGGCCGGCGACGACTTCCTCTTCTCTTCCAAGCTGGCCAAGGCCGGCAACACGTCCACCCCGAACGGCTCCGCTGTGACGGAGCTCGACGTGGCTGAGTGGCCCGGTACGAACACGCTGGGCGTGTCCATGAACCGTGTGGACTTTGCGCCTGGAGGCACCAACCCGCCACACATACACCCGCGCGCCACCGAGATCGGCATCGTGATGAAAGGTGAGCTCCTCGTTGGTATCCTTGGCAGTCTCGACTCCGGGAACAAGCTCTACTCCAGAGTGGTGCGCGCTGGAGAGACATTCCTCATCCCACGCGGGCTCATGCACTTCCAGTTCAACGTCGGCAAGACGGAGGCCTCCATGGTCGTATCCTTCAACAGCCAGAACCCGGGCATTGTCTTCGTGCCACTCACGCTCTTTGGCTCCAACCCACCAATCCCCACGCCGGTGCTCACCAAGGCGCTTCGGGTGGAGGCCGGGGTCGTCGAACTTCTCAAGTCCAAGTTCGCTAGCGGGTCTTAA